A section of the Phaseolus vulgaris cultivar G19833 chromosome 8, P. vulgaris v2.0, whole genome shotgun sequence genome encodes:
- the LOC137825054 gene encoding uncharacterized protein, which yields MDSVVPANTVAVKASFTGAEDPEAHLTVFHTQMMLSGGSDAVYCKVFMSTLSGTTLDWFVSLPTGHITTFQQFSKMFVEQYIVNKAPPLVSYDLFDVRQYQRESLKDFLNRFGAQIVRLPGKDEEMFVHAFKKGVLLGPFSESLIRSHPATFAEIRRRAMAHIAAESEVSEKRGNVAPAKSRAQARVQPQRVMEAVAGKRDQRMRHPYDPKKNKGEGSGMPRESNRPPRYEFVMGLADLIAIPNIAARLKVPEKMTEKVLGPKPDAWCEFHKSFGHVCLALGHQLAELVKCGFLKDYLLEKQAGQSTGSQPAGNEGQQHEVPIHGEIHTIAGGFSGGGCTASQRKKYARSVMSVEVFEDHSPDVDITFTKGDLRDVVPHDNDPIVISLVTAGRTIHRVLVDQGSLADVMFWPTFEKLQLSPDQLRPYGGCLYGFVVDQVEVRGYDVIPIAT from the coding sequence atggactcggtggtcccggCCAATACGGTGGCGGTGAAGGCGTCTTTCACCGGTGCggaggaccctgaggctcatctcacggtgtttcacacccagatgatgctctcggggGGGTCGGACGCGGTctactgtaaggtgttcatgagcactcttagTGGAACAACgctggactggttcgtcagtttacctactggccacattaccacatTTCAACAGTTTTctaagatgtttgttgagcagtatatagtgaacaaAGCGCCAccgttggtgtcttacgacttgttcgacgtgAGGCAGTACCAAAGGGAGTCCCttaaggatttcctgaacagattcggagctcagatagtccgcttgccaggtaaagatgaagaaatgtttgTACATGCCTTCAAAAAGGGGGTGTTACTTGGGCCCTTTAGTGAGTCGCTTATCAggagtcaccccgccacgttcgctgaaatccggcgacgtgccatggctcacatcgccgccgagagcgaagtctccgagaaaaggggaaacgtggccccaGCTAAGTCGCGCGCCCAGGCAAGggtccagccgcagagggtaatggaggcggtGGCGGGGAAGAGGGACCAAAGGATGCGCCATCCTTATGACCCTAAGAAGAATAAGGGGGAGGGGTCGGGGATGCCCAGAGAGAGTAATCGCCCTCCAAGGTATGAGTTCGTGATGGGGTTGGCcgatctgatcgccatcccgaACATTGCTGCCAGGCTCAAGGTGCCTGAGAAGATGACGGAAAAGGTTTTgggaccaaaaccagacgcatggtgcgagttccacaagagctttggccacgtgtgtttggctttgggacaccaactcgctgagttggtcaagtgtggATTCTTGAAAGATTACTTGCTGGAGAAGCAAGCGGGCCAATCAACTGGTTCCCAACCGGCGGGCAATGAAggacagcagcacgaggtgcccattcacggtgagatccacaccatagctggtggattctcAGGTGGAGGGTGTACTGCATCGCAGCGCAAGAAGTACGCAAGGTCGGTGATGTCGGTGGAAGTttttgaggatcactcacccgacgtggacatcacgttcaccaaaggagaccttagggacgttgtgcctcacgacaacgaccctattgtgatctcgcttgtcacggcagGAAGGACtatccaccgggtgctggtcgaccaaggaagcttggcagatgtgatgttctggccgacttttgaaaagttacaattgtcccccgatcaactgaggccatatgggggctgcttgtacgggtTTGTCGTTGATCAAGTGGAAGTCAGGGGgtatgatgtgattccaatagccacatag